One genomic region from Ignavibacteria bacterium encodes:
- a CDS encoding T9SS type A sorting domain-containing protein, protein MKRSILFLCSFFFFLFGFYFVQEEKNNDTQASSKVRKEKKEKTSGALEALTFWTRSRAFPNDDIPDAGFADALHYSREKLRTISERKFSSEEWKSIGPTNIGGRTISIAINPQNPSTIYAGSASGGLWRSHTGGEGATAWKYVDIKDANGNYYAVLGVGAIAIDPTDTNTILIGTGEVYGYGKSVGGFGLRTTRGSYGIGILKTTDGGETWTHPVNWERKQKQGVQDIAMNPKNPNIVYAATTDSVLKSTNKGESWFSILDTIMSVDILVNPIDTNIIFVSCGNLGSRGSGVYRSTNSGFTFTKIDTLPKFSGKTMLSISEKFPNVVYADVADSTASKGLWRSTDNGVVWRRLTTTDYALYQGWFSHFAVVHPKDTSKILCGGVDVWKSTNGGKTLSQKSYWYNWYLDTLIAPGFPEGTSDYSHADHHAYAIHPTDSNTVYFGNDGGIFRTTNFGETFQSLNGGYHTQQFYNGSSNSFSDSNFASGGMQDNATAMYFGRNDGAWYRCIGGDGCWTAIDQKSDSVVYGSAQYLYMVKNVTRGRGFWNYTYGGVSNVVNFVAPYVLSPYWNDTISTTKSRVIYAGEDVVSKSTDGGITWTTTNNNLSLDGNAVLSLAVSVHKPDTVYAGTLPMVAHQGIWKTINGGTAWTKIDTSSLLSLPNRYPLDIAIDEQNASRAFVVFGGFETSHLFKTIDGGQTWFDCDRGRLPNIQTNAVFIDPKFRHNIYVGNDIGVFLYAETSSGDSVINFSEGMPPAIVMDLSISRSNRMLRAFTHGLGAWQRRLWDSTLAEIPEPQEIPLSFELKQNFPNPFNSTTTIRFEIPVGAIHKLPLQTTLKIYNVIGQEVATLIHNKQTDIGMHEVRFDASNFSSGIYFYQLFVGTNLGKVQEISETKKMILLK, encoded by the coding sequence CGCATTTCCTAACGATGATATTCCCGATGCTGGATTTGCAGATGCATTGCACTATTCACGGGAAAAGTTGCGCACTATTTCTGAACGAAAATTTTCATCGGAAGAATGGAAAAGCATTGGACCAACGAATATCGGTGGGAGAACAATTTCCATCGCCATTAATCCGCAAAATCCGAGCACGATTTATGCGGGTTCAGCAAGCGGAGGATTATGGAGAAGTCATACGGGAGGCGAAGGAGCAACGGCGTGGAAGTATGTTGACATAAAAGATGCAAATGGAAATTATTATGCAGTTCTTGGCGTTGGAGCAATAGCAATAGACCCAACAGATACGAACACGATCCTCATCGGAACGGGAGAAGTATATGGTTATGGTAAATCCGTAGGAGGATTTGGGTTGCGCACGACGCGTGGAAGTTATGGAATAGGAATTTTGAAAACAACAGACGGCGGAGAAACGTGGACGCATCCTGTGAATTGGGAAAGAAAACAAAAGCAGGGAGTGCAAGATATTGCGATGAATCCGAAGAATCCGAATATTGTATATGCAGCAACAACAGATTCCGTGTTGAAATCAACAAATAAAGGAGAGTCGTGGTTTTCAATTCTTGATACCATAATGTCGGTTGATATTCTTGTGAATCCGATAGACACCAATATTATATTTGTTTCGTGCGGAAATTTGGGAAGCCGCGGTTCGGGCGTGTATCGAAGTACCAATAGTGGTTTTACGTTCACAAAAATTGATACGCTTCCGAAATTTTCAGGAAAAACTATGCTTTCAATTTCTGAGAAGTTTCCGAATGTCGTTTATGCCGATGTTGCTGATAGTACTGCTAGTAAAGGATTGTGGCGTTCAACGGATAATGGCGTAGTGTGGAGAAGATTAACAACAACCGATTATGCGTTGTATCAAGGATGGTTTTCGCATTTTGCTGTTGTTCATCCGAAGGATACATCAAAAATATTGTGCGGGGGTGTGGATGTTTGGAAATCAACCAATGGAGGAAAAACGTTATCCCAAAAATCGTATTGGTACAATTGGTATTTGGATACGTTAATTGCTCCTGGGTTTCCTGAAGGAACATCGGATTATTCCCACGCAGACCATCACGCGTATGCAATTCATCCAACGGATTCAAACACGGTTTATTTTGGAAACGACGGTGGAATTTTTCGCACAACAAATTTTGGCGAAACATTTCAATCATTGAACGGAGGTTATCATACGCAGCAATTTTACAACGGAAGTTCCAATTCGTTTTCTGATTCTAATTTTGCAAGCGGAGGAATGCAGGATAATGCAACGGCTATGTATTTCGGAAGAAATGATGGCGCATGGTATCGTTGTATCGGTGGAGACGGTTGTTGGACGGCGATTGACCAGAAAAGTGATTCGGTTGTGTATGGTTCTGCGCAGTATTTGTATATGGTAAAAAACGTAACGCGAGGGAGGGGATTTTGGAATTACACGTATGGAGGAGTAAGCAACGTTGTAAATTTTGTTGCGCCGTATGTTCTTTCACCATACTGGAACGATACAATTTCTACAACAAAAAGCAGGGTTATTTATGCGGGAGAAGATGTTGTTTCGAAATCGACAGATGGGGGAATTACTTGGACAACAACAAATAACAATTTGTCGCTCGATGGGAATGCCGTACTTTCGCTTGCCGTTTCAGTTCACAAGCCGGATACCGTGTATGCAGGAACGCTTCCAATGGTTGCACACCAAGGAATTTGGAAAACAATCAACGGAGGAACGGCGTGGACAAAAATTGATACGTCGTCGTTGTTAAGTCTTCCGAATCGGTACCCGCTTGATATTGCGATTGACGAACAAAATGCATCACGCGCATTTGTTGTCTTTGGTGGATTTGAAACTTCGCATCTTTTTAAAACAATTGATGGAGGACAAACGTGGTTTGATTGCGACCGAGGACGCCTCCCGAACATTCAAACAAACGCGGTTTTCATTGACCCAAAATTTCGCCATAATATTTATGTGGGAAATGATATAGGCGTATTTCTTTACGCCGAAACGAGTTCTGGTGATTCGGTGATAAATTTTTCAGAAGGAATGCCGCCTGCAATTGTTATGGATTTATCCATTTCGCGTTCGAACAGAATGTTGCGGGCATTTACTCACGGACTTGGTGCGTGGCAACGACGTCTATGGGATTCTACATTAGCAGAGATTCCAGAACCACAGGAGATCCCTCTTTCATTTGAGTTGAAACAAAATTTTCCGAATCCGTTTAATTCGACGACAACGATTCGATTTGAAATTCCCGTAGGGGCAATTCATAAATTGCCCTTACAAACAACGTTGAAAATCTACAACGTTATCGGTCAAGAAGTTGCAACGTTGATTCACAACAAGCAAACAGATATTGGAATGCACGAAGTTCGGTTTGATGCGAGTAATTTTTCAAGCGGAATTTATTTTTATCAATTATTCGTCGGAACCAATTTAGGAAAAGTCCAAGAAATTTCTGAAACAAAGAAAATGATTCTGTTGAAATGA